The following DNA comes from Candidatus Omnitrophota bacterium.
CGGGTGTTGCGTAAGCAAGACCCGTGATCCGGCCTTATTTTCCGCGTCGATGCACTTGTTCTGTGTCTTAAATTGTAATTTTTAAACTTTTATTGACAGCAGTTTTGCAAGTGCTTCTTGAATTTCGTGGAGCTTTTTTGCGTTAATTTTGCCAATCTTTTTTGAGAACCTTGCTTCAGAAAGAGATCGTACTTGGAAACAGTCTGCTGCTGATTCCTTGGCTAAATTATTATCTTTGTCTGGGAAAAGGTTAACCATCCATGGCGCTATTTCATAACGCTGTTTCCAGTCAGTAATTGGCACGATAATTTTCAATGGCAGCTTACCAAGAGCATAGTCGTTAACAATCACAGCTGGCCTTACTTTTTGAATTTCAGCGCCAACTGTTGGATCCAGATTGATATACCAGATTTCACCTTGCTTCATAGAATGACTCAAAATCAATTGAAGAAAAAGCAGTTAATTCTTTGTCAGATTGGTAATCTTC
Coding sequences within:
- a CDS encoding type II toxin-antitoxin system PemK/MazF family toxin — protein: MKQGEIWYINLDPTVGAEIQKVRPAVIVNDYALGKLPLKIIVPITDWKQRYEIAPWMVNLFPDKDNNLAKESAADCFQVRSLSEARFSKKIGKINAKKLHEIQEALAKLLSIKV